In Mongoliitalea daihaiensis, one DNA window encodes the following:
- a CDS encoding DUF4221 family protein, producing MISLIKKILFGAVLFACSCTGETDITDTTNQLLSLKKSVSLPLDDRSTYEFFVFQQRGDTLIVLNQPNHSLDFYSLSHEEMIYRLPIEKEGINGLDRLYVFHFHSPDSIFIFSQMLLKNSLIMDISGKVVDRIRHKEFVSDRAGLINHYGSSSAPNILMGSELHFSTLPLTNEGIDDKDYLHEHSLDIATGDFKTYDYINRPYYLQSHRWINQFFTRIKLGKEEWYYSWNISDTVYHIKGQDGRLLSSKAIAMHGGNPTKPEPITADLPNKKLLQLEMESYSYGKILLDKKREVIHRLRYLPTSLPEKPGQQPNAYLSKNFEYLTYTLEGEFLGSTQFKAGTYDPRVAFLGPDGIYLPKINPSFAGLREDNITYDVYGFK from the coding sequence ATGATTTCATTGATCAAAAAAATATTGTTTGGTGCTGTTTTATTTGCTTGTTCTTGTACAGGAGAAACGGATATTACGGACACTACTAACCAATTACTTTCATTAAAAAAATCTGTCAGTTTACCCCTGGATGATAGGTCCACGTATGAGTTTTTTGTTTTTCAACAGCGGGGTGATACGCTCATTGTTTTGAATCAACCCAATCACTCTCTTGATTTTTATAGCTTATCCCACGAGGAAATGATTTACAGACTTCCCATAGAAAAGGAGGGCATCAATGGTTTGGACAGACTTTATGTTTTTCATTTTCATTCTCCTGATTCCATCTTTATTTTTTCACAAATGCTCTTAAAAAACAGTCTCATCATGGATATTTCCGGAAAAGTAGTAGACAGAATTCGACATAAGGAATTTGTGAGTGACAGGGCCGGACTGATCAATCACTATGGTTCTTCTTCTGCACCAAACATATTAATGGGATCGGAATTACATTTTTCCACCTTACCGCTTACCAATGAGGGAATTGATGATAAAGATTATCTGCATGAACACAGTTTGGATATTGCTACAGGTGATTTTAAAACTTATGATTATATTAATAGACCTTATTATTTACAATCACATAGGTGGATCAATCAATTTTTTACGCGCATTAAGTTAGGTAAGGAAGAGTGGTATTATTCCTGGAATATTTCAGATACAGTATATCATATCAAGGGACAAGATGGTAGGCTGTTATCATCCAAAGCAATCGCCATGCATGGAGGTAATCCCACTAAACCTGAACCAATAACGGCCGACTTACCTAATAAGAAATTACTACAATTGGAAATGGAGAGTTACTCCTATGGTAAGATCCTGTTGGATAAAAAGAGGGAAGTGATCCATAGATTGCGGTATTTACCTACCTCATTACCTGAAAAACCAGGCCAACAACCCAATGCTTACTTATCCAAGAACTTTGAATACTTGACATACACCTTAGAGGGAGAATTTCTGGGTAGTACCCAATTCAAAGCAGGCACTTATGATCCCCGAGTAGCTTTCTTGGGTCCTGATGGAATTTATTTGCCAAAAATTAATCCATCTTTTGCTGGTTTACGCGAGGATAATATAACCTATGATGT
- a CDS encoding arylesterase, whose translation MRNLNYFFLLALLSTACGQQPSEPIAEPISEQVEISSKKKTILFFGNSLTAGYGLDEDETFPYLIGGKLEQDGLEYKVVNAGLSGDTSASGLSRLDWFLEEEPAVFVLELGANDGLRGIDLAETKSNLKSILTKVRSKYPETVLILAGMQIPPNMGPEYTARFAEIYPEVAQEEQVYLIPFLLEGVAGDPDLNLPDGIHPTAEGQKIVATTVWTHLKGLL comes from the coding sequence ATGAGAAATTTGAATTACTTCTTCCTTTTGGCATTGTTGTCAACTGCCTGTGGGCAGCAACCAAGTGAACCCATCGCAGAACCGATAAGCGAGCAGGTCGAAATTTCTTCTAAAAAGAAGACCATCCTTTTCTTCGGCAACAGCCTGACAGCCGGATACGGCTTGGATGAGGATGAAACTTTCCCCTATCTGATTGGAGGAAAGCTCGAGCAAGATGGCCTGGAATACAAAGTAGTCAATGCAGGTTTGAGTGGTGACACGAGTGCCAGTGGTCTCAGTCGCTTGGATTGGTTTTTGGAAGAGGAACCCGCTGTCTTTGTTTTGGAACTAGGTGCCAATGATGGTTTACGAGGGATTGACTTAGCCGAAACCAAAAGCAATTTAAAATCCATTCTGACAAAAGTACGCTCCAAGTATCCTGAAACTGTCTTAATCTTAGCCGGCATGCAGATCCCGCCAAACATGGGGCCTGAATACACGGCGCGATTTGCTGAAATTTATCCAGAGGTGGCGCAAGAAGAACAAGTCTACCTGATTCCCTTCCTTTTGGAAGGAGTCGCTGGAGACCCTGATTTAAATCTTCCCGACGGCATTCACCCCACCGCAGAAGGTCAAAAAATTGTAGCAACCACCGTGTGGACCCATTTGAAAGGACTGCTGTAA
- a CDS encoding GMC family oxidoreductase: protein MSFEIKSSGEAYDVIIVGSGAGGGMASKILSEAGLSVAVLEAGQDFDPAKEEDRTQLRPPWESPRRGSGTRVRPFGDFDQAIGGWDIEGEPYTRAPGTQFDWFRSRMVGGRTNHWGRISLRFGPNDFKRKSIDGLGDDWPIGYDDLKPYYDKVDKLIGVFGSKEGIYNEPDGYFLPPLKPRLHELYAMKGANKSNVPMIPSRLSMLTRPINNERGVCFFCNQCNRACQAYADFSSGSVLLKPAMQKGKVDLYTFAMVRAVTTDDNGKATGVSYINKVDMQEYKLRARAVVLGASACETARIMMNSKSKSHPNGVGNSSGMVGRYVHDSTGADRMGILPDLVDRERYNEDGVGGMHVYTPWWLDNKKLDFARGYHIEYWGGMAMPSYGTGFAMDTMRKYLKDEFGNPSPNGGYGEGLKKDIRRLYGTTLGMSGRGESIPQYSNYCEIDNKVVDKFGIPVLKFHYKWTDQEIKQAKHMQDTFEEILTEAGAILMGTKPGADTLYGLATPGRIIHEVGTTRMGKDPNTSVLNSNCQAHDCDNLFVVDAGPFVSQADKNPTWTIMALAWRTCDYIVEEFKKKNI, encoded by the coding sequence ATGAGTTTTGAAATCAAATCATCCGGTGAAGCGTATGATGTAATCATCGTGGGCTCCGGTGCTGGAGGGGGCATGGCCTCCAAGATTCTCTCGGAAGCAGGCTTGTCTGTTGCCGTGCTGGAAGCTGGTCAGGATTTTGACCCTGCCAAAGAAGAAGATCGAACTCAGCTAAGGCCACCTTGGGAATCTCCCCGAAGAGGCAGTGGCACGCGAGTCAGGCCTTTTGGAGATTTTGACCAAGCCATTGGAGGTTGGGATATCGAGGGGGAGCCGTACACGAGAGCCCCTGGCACGCAATTCGACTGGTTCCGCTCACGCATGGTCGGTGGCCGTACCAATCACTGGGGTAGGATTTCTCTCCGATTTGGACCAAACGATTTCAAACGCAAAAGTATCGATGGCTTAGGAGATGATTGGCCCATCGGCTACGATGATCTGAAGCCCTACTACGATAAAGTTGATAAATTGATTGGCGTTTTTGGTTCCAAAGAAGGGATCTACAATGAACCCGATGGATATTTCCTTCCACCCTTAAAGCCGAGACTACACGAGCTTTATGCAATGAAAGGAGCAAATAAATCCAATGTACCCATGATTCCTTCTCGCTTGTCGATGTTGACAAGACCTATCAACAATGAGCGTGGGGTTTGTTTTTTCTGTAATCAGTGCAACCGTGCCTGTCAAGCCTATGCAGATTTTTCTTCCGGTTCGGTGCTTTTAAAACCAGCCATGCAAAAAGGAAAAGTGGATTTATACACTTTTGCCATGGTACGTGCAGTTACCACAGATGACAATGGCAAAGCTACCGGCGTATCCTACATCAACAAAGTGGATATGCAGGAATACAAGTTGCGTGCTCGAGCCGTGGTACTCGGTGCATCCGCCTGCGAGACTGCCAGAATCATGATGAATTCCAAGTCCAAATCCCATCCGAATGGCGTGGGAAATAGCAGCGGAATGGTCGGCAGGTATGTTCATGACTCCACAGGCGCCGATAGAATGGGCATTTTACCCGACCTTGTGGATAGAGAGCGCTACAATGAGGACGGCGTCGGAGGAATGCACGTCTATACTCCATGGTGGTTGGACAACAAAAAATTAGACTTCGCTCGAGGATACCATATTGAATACTGGGGAGGGATGGCCATGCCTTCGTACGGAACCGGTTTCGCCATGGACACCATGCGTAAGTACCTCAAAGATGAATTTGGAAACCCAAGCCCCAATGGAGGCTATGGAGAAGGATTGAAAAAAGATATCCGTCGCCTGTATGGCACCACCCTAGGAATGTCCGGAAGAGGAGAAAGTATTCCTCAATACAGCAACTATTGCGAAATCGACAATAAGGTAGTCGATAAATTCGGAATTCCTGTTCTTAAATTCCACTACAAATGGACCGACCAAGAGATCAAGCAGGCCAAACACATGCAGGATACCTTTGAAGAAATCCTCACCGAAGCAGGAGCCATCTTGATGGGAACAAAACCTGGTGCAGACACCCTCTACGGTCTTGCCACTCCTGGGCGCATCATTCACGAAGTAGGCACCACCCGCATGGGTAAGGACCCCAATACTTCCGTATTGAACAGCAACTGTCAAGCGCACGACTGTGATAACCTCTTCGTAGTGGATGCCGGGCCATTTGTCTCACAGGCTGACAAAAATCCAACATGGACCATCATGGCATTAGCTTGGAGAACATGTGATTACATCGTAGAAGAATTTAAAAAGAAAAACATCTAA
- a CDS encoding gluconate 2-dehydrogenase subunit 3 family protein: MNRRENLKLLFAGSLASGLLLTHCSPKDKVEDYSPRIAGGTPGARTAEEIAYDQRLLSEVFFTDEERKKLHVLVDIIMPAGENGVSATDVEVPDFIEFMMKDYPPFQTPMRGGLMWLDNYSDDTYGKKFLALSESQRMEVIELIAWPDKAPAELAGAVNFFNILRNLTCTGYFTTEKGFQYMGYKGNIPNVWDGVPDEVLKRHGFEYPEKYKDLYLKPEERGTVAQWDEEGNLIG; encoded by the coding sequence ATGAACAGAAGAGAAAACCTAAAACTCCTATTTGCAGGATCCTTGGCTTCAGGCCTATTACTTACGCATTGTAGCCCAAAAGATAAAGTCGAAGATTACAGCCCACGCATAGCAGGAGGAACTCCAGGTGCCCGAACAGCTGAGGAAATTGCCTATGACCAACGCTTACTTTCAGAAGTGTTTTTCACAGATGAAGAGCGGAAGAAGCTGCATGTGCTGGTTGACATCATCATGCCTGCCGGAGAAAATGGCGTCAGTGCTACCGATGTAGAAGTCCCCGATTTCATCGAGTTTATGATGAAAGACTACCCTCCTTTCCAAACGCCCATGCGAGGGGGATTGATGTGGCTGGACAATTACAGCGATGATACCTATGGAAAGAAATTTCTAGCGCTTTCCGAATCCCAGCGCATGGAAGTCATTGAGCTAATTGCTTGGCCTGATAAAGCCCCCGCTGAATTAGCTGGTGCTGTAAATTTCTTTAACATCTTGCGAAACCTCACCTGTACAGGATATTTCACGACCGAAAAGGGATTTCAGTACATGGGTTATAAGGGAAATATCCCCAACGTATGGGATGGCGTACCAGATGAAGTGTTGAAGCGGCATGGATTTGAATACCCAGAAAAATACAAAGACCTCTATCTCAAACCAGAAGAGCGTGGCACGGTCGCCCAATGGGATGAGGAAGGGAACTTAATAGGATAA
- a CDS encoding type II toxin-antitoxin system VapC family toxin: MKYLLDTNICIYFLKGRFNLVEKFGQIGFENLYISEITLAELKFGAEKSEFPTKNREIINEFTNLIKLIPIFKAIDIFAKEKARLRKTGRVVDDFDLLIGSSAIVNNMVLVTNNEKHFIDLVGITFENWTKV, translated from the coding sequence ATGAAATACTTATTAGACACAAATATTTGTATCTACTTCCTCAAAGGAAGGTTCAACTTGGTAGAAAAGTTCGGACAAATTGGATTTGAAAATTTATATATTTCTGAAATAACACTTGCTGAGTTAAAGTTTGGTGCTGAAAAAAGTGAATTCCCTACAAAAAACCGAGAAATAATTAATGAATTCACAAATCTTATAAAGCTCATTCCGATTTTTAAGGCCATTGATATTTTTGCAAAAGAAAAAGCCAGATTAAGAAAAACAGGAAGAGTTGTCGATGATTTTGACTTACTCATTGGCTCAAGCGCCATTGTAAATAATATGGTATTAGTGACCAATAACGAAAAGCATTTTATTGATTTAGTAGGGATAACATTTGAAAACTGGACTAAGGTATAA
- a CDS encoding DUF2147 domain-containing protein yields the protein MKKLLAVVAFLFSSAFVMAQDADALVGVWEPGHGKARVKIDNIDGKYYGRIVWLKEPNDPNTGKPKTDVNNPDESMKNVPLRGYRMLKDFTYKGKGVWEDGTIYDPESGNTYSSVITMKDENTLDIRGFVGVKTFGRSDTWRKLKIN from the coding sequence ATGAAAAAGTTACTTGCAGTTGTAGCATTTCTATTCAGTAGTGCTTTTGTAATGGCCCAGGATGCAGATGCATTGGTGGGGGTATGGGAGCCAGGACATGGAAAAGCCCGAGTGAAAATTGATAATATTGATGGGAAGTATTACGGAAGAATCGTATGGCTAAAAGAGCCAAACGATCCAAATACAGGTAAACCAAAGACTGATGTGAATAATCCCGATGAGAGTATGAAGAATGTGCCGTTAAGAGGTTACAGAATGTTGAAGGATTTTACCTACAAAGGAAAGGGTGTTTGGGAAGATGGAACGATCTATGATCCTGAATCTGGAAATACCTACAGTTCTGTTATCACCATGAAGGATGAAAATACTTTAGATATTCGTGGCTTCGTTGGTGTCAAAACATTCGGTAGATCAGATACTTGGAGAAAGTTGAAAATAAACTAA
- a CDS encoding M20/M25/M40 family metallo-hydrolase, with translation MRTYLFGFLLIFCLHLSHAQSLSSSEERLIEKVEKNYQETLALLEETVNINSGTFNLEGVRTVGKVFEREFANIGFTTEWITLPDSLKRAGHFVATRKGSKGKKLFFIGHLDTVFEKDMPFYPFTYVDEHTAKGQGANDMKGGNVMIFATLKALHELGLLEDRTVTVYFTGDEENAGSPSWVSRLDFVERAKLHDYALGYETAQGFNIATVARRGASGWTLKTTGRQVHSSGVFRESVGYGAIYEAARILNTFREELAGEEYLTFNPGQIIGGSDVAYNEDTGEGSALGKTNIVAREALVTGDLRFLGEDQKEKAREKMTEIVGRNLNGTTASITFEDGIPSMPPTEGNYALVDILSKVSQDMGFGEVKAGDPGSRGAGDISYVADYLDCIDGLGASGRGAHSPEETINMKEFPDLLKRSTVFVYRLLHEL, from the coding sequence ATGAGAACATATCTATTTGGATTCCTCCTGATTTTTTGCTTGCATTTAAGCCATGCTCAATCCTTAAGCTCCTCTGAAGAAAGACTGATTGAAAAAGTAGAAAAAAACTATCAAGAGACCTTGGCTCTACTGGAAGAAACCGTGAATATCAATTCTGGAACATTTAATTTAGAGGGGGTTCGGACTGTTGGAAAAGTATTTGAGCGGGAGTTTGCCAACATAGGATTCACAACAGAATGGATCACTTTGCCTGATTCCTTGAAAAGAGCAGGACATTTTGTTGCCACTCGAAAAGGATCCAAAGGCAAGAAATTATTTTTCATCGGACACTTGGATACGGTTTTTGAAAAAGATATGCCATTTTACCCTTTCACCTATGTGGATGAACATACCGCCAAAGGACAAGGAGCCAATGACATGAAAGGGGGAAATGTGATGATTTTTGCGACACTCAAAGCCTTGCATGAACTAGGACTCTTAGAAGACAGAACTGTTACGGTGTACTTTACAGGGGATGAAGAAAACGCTGGCAGCCCGAGTTGGGTCAGTAGACTGGATTTTGTAGAACGAGCTAAACTACATGATTATGCACTTGGTTACGAAACTGCCCAAGGCTTCAATATAGCAACCGTGGCCAGAAGAGGTGCAAGTGGGTGGACTTTAAAGACAACTGGAAGACAAGTACACTCTTCTGGCGTATTTCGTGAATCTGTAGGTTATGGAGCAATTTACGAAGCCGCAAGAATCTTGAATACCTTCCGCGAAGAATTAGCAGGAGAAGAGTACCTAACCTTCAATCCAGGTCAAATTATTGGCGGTTCGGATGTTGCTTACAATGAGGACACAGGAGAAGGCAGCGCTTTAGGCAAAACCAATATCGTAGCCAGAGAAGCATTGGTAACGGGTGATTTACGCTTTTTGGGTGAGGATCAAAAAGAAAAAGCTCGGGAAAAAATGACGGAAATCGTCGGTAGAAACCTCAATGGAACTACGGCAAGTATTACTTTCGAAGATGGCATTCCTTCCATGCCACCCACGGAAGGAAATTATGCTTTGGTAGATATCCTTTCCAAAGTCAGCCAAGATATGGGATTTGGTGAGGTAAAAGCGGGAGATCCGGGTTCGAGAGGTGCTGGAGATATTTCTTATGTCGCAGACTACTTGGATTGCATCGATGGACTGGGGGCTTCCGGTCGAGGAGCACATTCACCTGAGGAAACTATCAACATGAAGGAGTTTCCTGATTTATTGAAGCGATCGACCGTGTTTGTATATCGCCTACTCCATGAATTATGA
- a CDS encoding Pr6Pr family membrane protein: MRKNLAYIFAFISWSAVTMQYWIMLEASPLSWGAATIRFFSFFTILTNTLLALYFSSQIHGDLHNRGKIWKKSGTLTAITVYILVVGLVYQVVLRSIWDPQGMARVTDELLHTLNPLLALIFWWLFEDKKAVEWKQVPYWLIYPLGYFVYTVIHGQISGFYPYPFVDLNTISVGQLGINFLVLAVVFMAISGLLVWVGKKSSMRQT; encoded by the coding sequence ATGAGAAAAAATCTAGCCTACATTTTTGCGTTTATCAGCTGGTCTGCGGTGACTATGCAATATTGGATCATGTTGGAAGCCAGTCCACTCTCTTGGGGAGCGGCTACCATTCGTTTTTTTAGTTTTTTCACAATTCTAACCAATACACTTTTAGCGCTTTACTTCAGTTCTCAGATTCATGGAGACCTTCACAACAGAGGAAAAATCTGGAAAAAGTCAGGCACTTTAACCGCTATCACTGTTTACATTTTGGTAGTTGGTCTCGTGTATCAAGTTGTTTTACGCAGTATCTGGGACCCTCAGGGAATGGCCCGGGTCACAGATGAGTTGCTACACACGCTCAATCCCTTACTAGCGCTTATATTTTGGTGGTTGTTCGAAGACAAAAAAGCAGTTGAATGGAAGCAAGTCCCTTATTGGCTAATCTATCCCTTGGGATATTTTGTATACACAGTCATTCACGGGCAAATCTCTGGATTCTATCCTTATCCTTTTGTGGATTTGAATACGATCAGTGTAGGGCAATTGGGCATAAACTTTCTTGTATTGGCTGTTGTCTTTATGGCAATTTCAGGGTTATTGGTCTGGGTTGGGAAAAAGTCCAGTATGAGGCAAACATAG
- a CDS encoding outer membrane protein assembly factor BamB family protein, translating into MKLQEILSITLMYSLKKKMLFSKPKINSLTSVSYGLILGLLFTFSVSQVFAQNGSDWVISTDFTPRYTSFSNDGKYIILENENQYQVWNLQSKQQVLQGNYRNKVGRSIPGVGLTEGSAFLLFEQEEIFLQFDYTLAFTTATAFDLNNGKEKWVKNDLDIGISTVESIYQIFSNAQRLSQDKETLSEVTFSAVTGINTVSKKNNIPVSYVGHDERLNKLITYFPEKNAIAVNGKDGLQLLEIDSGEVLWQQPELKGGLGEVFYEPNNDLIIAIRVSQTELQNIAGRPEVQALNAQNGDLIWSLKYSGDFIPSTAFVRENVLLLPYFGLTLIDITTGEEMDSDVKEGMQRHRRMYRNMSVLGAGGEEGNTLGDNSSYPLIDENNIIHYVVGMQGGRHIDPDGSRKSYLQIDFNTGEIILHEEKIARQNNRVIQEELTGGMLYLKMTNGLSGSYIVALDTKNGQIAFETEKVSNRLGTDFDPFVLDGDKIVDASSQGIHTYDAKTGETLSTISYKKFEVGRLKNQIAFDNGLILIGTDGVAIADNEGNVQTTFEGVKEIKDLILTEKEIWLVEKNRFFRVGTEPIEILEEVKFDKNENVFFSPEGTYLVRVNATGRELNIFQME; encoded by the coding sequence ATGAAACTACAAGAAATATTATCCATAACTCTGATGTATTCGCTAAAGAAAAAAATGCTCTTTTCAAAACCGAAAATTAACTCATTGACTTCGGTTTCCTATGGTCTTATTTTAGGACTCTTATTTACCTTTAGTGTGTCTCAAGTGTTCGCCCAAAATGGATCTGACTGGGTAATTTCCACTGATTTCACTCCAAGATACACTTCTTTTTCAAATGATGGAAAATACATCATTCTTGAAAATGAGAATCAATATCAAGTGTGGAACCTTCAAAGTAAGCAGCAGGTACTTCAAGGCAATTACCGTAACAAAGTGGGTCGAAGTATCCCTGGTGTTGGGTTGACCGAAGGAAGTGCTTTTCTTTTATTTGAGCAAGAGGAAATTTTTCTACAGTTTGATTACACATTAGCTTTTACAACAGCTACTGCATTTGACCTGAATAACGGAAAAGAAAAGTGGGTAAAAAATGACTTGGATATTGGTATTTCAACAGTGGAATCCATTTATCAGATTTTTTCAAACGCACAAAGACTAAGCCAGGATAAAGAAACGCTTTCCGAAGTGACGTTTTCTGCTGTTACGGGAATAAATACTGTTTCCAAAAAGAATAATATTCCGGTCAGTTATGTAGGGCACGATGAAAGGTTGAATAAGCTAATCACGTATTTTCCCGAAAAAAATGCCATCGCAGTAAATGGCAAGGACGGGCTGCAGTTATTAGAGATCGATTCGGGTGAAGTTTTGTGGCAACAACCAGAATTAAAAGGGGGATTGGGAGAAGTGTTTTACGAGCCCAACAATGACTTGATTATTGCAATCAGGGTAAGTCAGACAGAGCTTCAAAACATAGCGGGAAGACCAGAAGTGCAGGCTTTGAATGCCCAAAATGGGGATTTGATTTGGAGTTTAAAATACAGTGGTGACTTTATCCCAAGCACAGCATTTGTCAGGGAGAATGTTTTGCTTCTACCATATTTTGGATTGACATTGATCGATATCACAACAGGAGAAGAAATGGATAGTGATGTCAAAGAAGGTATGCAAAGACATAGAAGGATGTATAGAAACATGTCCGTTTTGGGGGCAGGCGGTGAAGAAGGAAATACCTTAGGCGACAACAGCTCTTATCCTTTAATTGACGAAAATAACATTATTCACTATGTAGTTGGTATGCAGGGCGGTAGACACATAGACCCGGATGGAAGCAGGAAGTCATATTTGCAGATTGATTTCAATACAGGTGAAATAATTCTTCATGAAGAAAAAATAGCTAGGCAAAACAACCGGGTCATTCAAGAGGAGTTGACAGGGGGTATGTTGTATTTGAAGATGACCAATGGTCTGTCAGGATCCTACATCGTGGCTTTAGATACCAAGAACGGGCAGATTGCTTTTGAAACAGAAAAAGTCAGTAATAGATTGGGAACAGACTTTGATCCATTTGTATTGGATGGGGATAAAATTGTAGATGCCTCCTCACAAGGAATTCACACCTATGATGCCAAAACTGGAGAAACTCTTTCCACAATCAGTTATAAGAAATTTGAAGTAGGAAGATTGAAAAATCAAATTGCTTTTGATAATGGGTTAATTTTGATCGGAACCGACGGTGTAGCCATTGCTGACAATGAAGGGAACGTGCAGACGACTTTCGAAGGAGTCAAAGAAATCAAAGACCTAATTCTTACGGAAAAGGAGATCTGGTTGGTTGAAAAAAATAGATTTTTTAGAGTAGGGACAGAACCTATAGAAATTTTGGAAGAAGTGAAGTTTGACAAAAATGAAAATGTTTTTTTCAGTCCCGAAGGCACATATTTGGTTAGGGTAAATGCCACAGGACGGGAATTGAACATTTTTCAAATGGAATGA